TCCGATGCCGATGACAACTCCGTGACGCTCTCCGATTACCGCGGGAAATCGGTGGTCGTGTACTTCTACCCGGCCGCCGGTACCCCGGGGTGCACCAAGGAGGCCTGCGACTTCAGGGACAGCCTCGCCGAGCTGGAAGGCGCCGGATTCGCGGTGCTGGGGATCTCGCCCGACAAACCGGCCAAGCTGGCCGAGTTCCGCGACGCCGAAGGACTGACCTTCCCGCTGCTCTCCGACCCGGACCACGAGGTCATGACCGAGTGGGGCGCCTACGGCGAGAAGCAGAACTACGGCAAGACCGTGCAGGGCGTGATCCGCTCGACGTTCGTGGTCGATCCGGAGGGCAAGGTGGCGCAGGCGTTGTACAACGTCAAGGCCACCGGGCACGTCGACCGACTGCGGCGCGAGATCGGAGTCTGACAGGGGACCTCACGGTGCGGCGATCCCGGCGTGCCGGACCGCTGCGGGCGGCCGGACACGAGGAGGACCGCGTAGAACCGTGACCCCGTCGGAAGCGACTCGGTCGAACCGACGAGGTGGGGCCCGTTCCCGGCGCGGGCCCGACACACGCCGGATTCGAGCAGTCTCCCCGATCCGGGCAGTCTCCCCGAACCGAACAGCGTCGATTTCTCGCGAAATCGCCGCGCCCACGGCGCTGCCGCCGAGCGCGCAGCACGGGAATCGACAGCACTCATGACCGGTCCACCGCGAGATAGACGGCCACGGCGGCCGCGATGACGACCACGAGCCACCGCAACAGGGTGGGGGGAAGCCGCCGCGCGACCTTCCCGCCCAGATAGCCGCCCAGCAGTGTGCTGGGGATCAGTGTCAGTACCGCGGCCCAGTCCACCGGTGCGAGCAGTGCGTAGATCACCAGCGTGACGAGGCTGCCGAGCAGGCTCAGCCAGTTCTTGGCCGCGTTGAGGATCCTGAGCTCGGCATTGGCCGTCAGCACCAGGACGACCACCAGGATCACGCTGCGGGCGCCGCCGAAGTAACCACCGTAGACCGAGGCGAGCAGGATCCCGGCGGTTAGCAGCACCGTCCGATCGGGGCCGTGCTGATCGGGGTTTCCCAGCCAGGCGCGGATGCGGTTCTGGAACGCCATGAGTACCGCCGACAGCCCCACCAGCGCCGGGACCACCGCGTCGAACACCGATCCGGGCAGGGTGAGCAGCAGGGCGCAACCGCCCACCGAGCCGAGCACTGCCGCGATCGAGGTCGGCAGCAGCCTGCTGCCGTTGCGAGCCAGATCACGCCGCTGGCCGAGCGCCGCACCGATGAAACCCGGCCCCTGCGCCACCGCGTTGGTCACGTTGGCGGCCAGCGGGGACAGCCCGGTTCCGAGCAGTGCGGGAAAGACCAGCAGGGATCCGCCGCCCGCCACGGCGTTGACACCGCCGGAGAGGAAACCGACGAGCACCAGCGACGACAGTTCGAGCCATTCGGGAAGCACGCCGGAAACCTAGCCGTTCCGCCCCGCCCTCCTCAGCACGGGGAGACACTCGGCACTCCTGGGCCGTTCGCATCTCGCCGCGTGATCCGTTCGAACGGATCTTGCTGAGCCTGCCCGACTGCTACTGTCCTTCGCATGTGGAACGGAGGATCGTCGCCCTGTTGGAGGTCGACTCGTGAGTTACGGTGACCCGTTTCCCTACCTGC
This portion of the Actinopolyspora lacussalsi genome encodes:
- a CDS encoding peroxiredoxin Q/BCP (product_source=KO:K03564; cath_funfam=3.40.30.10; cog=COG1225; ko=KO:K03564; pfam=PF00578; superfamily=52833); this encodes MTAKLSTGDAAPDFTLSDADDNSVTLSDYRGKSVVVYFYPAAGTPGCTKEACDFRDSLAELEGAGFAVLGISPDKPAKLAEFRDAEGLTFPLLSDPDHEVMTEWGAYGEKQNYGKTVQGVIRSTFVVDPEGKVAQALYNVKATGHVDRLRREIGV
- a CDS encoding putative membrane protein YfcA (product_source=COG0730; cog=COG0730; ko=KO:K07090; pfam=PF01925; transmembrane_helix_parts=Outside_1_14,TMhelix_15_37,Inside_38_75,TMhelix_76_98,Outside_99_146,TMhelix_147_169,Inside_170_189,TMhelix_190_212,Outside_213_231,TMhelix_232_251,Inside_252_254); translated protein: MLPEWLELSSLVLVGFLSGGVNAVAGGGSLLVFPALLGTGLSPLAANVTNAVAQGPGFIGAALGQRRDLARNGSRLLPTSIAAVLGSVGGCALLLTLPGSVFDAVVPALVGLSAVLMAFQNRIRAWLGNPDQHGPDRTVLLTAGILLASVYGGYFGGARSVILVVVLVLTANAELRILNAAKNWLSLLGSLVTLVIYALLAPVDWAAVLTLIPSTLLGGYLGGKVARRLPPTLLRWLVVVIAAAVAVYLAVDRS